A single genomic interval of Helianthus annuus cultivar XRQ/B chromosome 6, HanXRQr2.0-SUNRISE, whole genome shotgun sequence harbors:
- the LOC110944568 gene encoding uncharacterized protein LOC110944568 gives MYTDGSRIDFKKFWGNSPMEMDWVNAEGRSGGMVSLWDPGFFHRTETIKHLYFLLICGTIRGVSEPLHILNIYAPRTAPAKRELWDHIKGMKAKRGGIWIMLGDFNQVRSSEERRNCNFDPTTAADFNSFIYEANLAEYIMNSFKFTRCVDGGNKLSKLDRMLVCDKFWGLWPNATLRALLRNLSDHFALVLITTPNDFGHIPFKFFNAWLAKPRLDDVVRSSVSLFTFAGPPDVYLAEKLRCIKNAVKAWNKTTKKEEDANLNV, from the coding sequence ATGTATACAGATGGATCAAGAATTGATTTCAAAAAGTTCTGGGGGAATTCGCCCATGGAAATGGATTGGGTCAATGCGGAAGGAAGATCGGGTGGTATGGTGAGCTTATGGGATCCTGGATTTTTTCATAGAACTGAAACTATAAAGCATCTATATTTTCTCTTAATATGTGGAACAATCAGAGGAGTTAGTGAACCGCTGCACATTTTAAACATATACGCACCGCGGACTGCTCCGGCCAAAAGAGAGTTGTGGGATCATATTAAAGGCATGAAGGCAAAGCGAGGAGGCATTTGGATCATGCTTGGGGACTTTAATCAAGTAAGATCTTCCGAAGAAAGAAGAAATTGCAACTTCGACCCGACAACGGCTGCCGACTTCAACTCATTCATATATGAAGCGAATCTCGCCGAATATATCATGAATAGCTTCAAGTTCACTAGATGCGTCGATGGGGGTAATAAACTTAGTAAACTAGATCGCATGCTAGTTTGCGACAAGTTTTGGGGGCTATGGCCGAACGCTACATTACGGGCTCTTCTGAGGAATCTCTCGGACCACTTCGCGCTAGTCTTGATAACCACACCAAATGACTTTGGGCATATCCCCTTCAAATTTTTTAATGCTTGGCTTGCTAAACCTCGGCTAGATGATGTGGTTCGTTCTTCTGTTAGTCTTTTCACTTTTGCAGGCCCACCTGATGTTTACTTAGCTGAAAAGCTAAGGTGCATAAAAAATGCAGTTAAAGCATGGAACAAGACCACCAAGAAAGAGGAGGACGCAAACCTTAATGTCTAA